In one Bryobacteraceae bacterium genomic region, the following are encoded:
- a CDS encoding putative nucleotidyltransferase substrate binding domain-containing protein, whose translation MNTTIIRQRVADFLKSHPPFDQVHNDDLLQLAGAGRIGFHESEEFVFRQGAARAPFVWVIQQGKVEILEDTAAGEQLRDLLGEGDLLGLGRFLGSPNYVHSARTASDVILYGFDATAFASLLERYPAMSRFLEIQLSAIKRYATGAASRTTASAGPADLGPQTWLDHPPPSPEFLARRLGDHPALDPGALPAVPAGQSVEQLWTTLTETRAEALIIGDPAAPAGLLTAADLALLTGRDPRAIALALDTWCTDADRPLLVERAQSIVAESFTAPWAFDRSARLFEILERAAALNLTRYAARDAGIGARWLAFGAMGRAEHTSQWTPHFGAIVESSTGPAADALAAAIQSRQPQSANPPHLRTLDEWKAFFSELIDNPVIGCIWENRSLLDLRGLTPNAATALQAHIAAEIGSSKGFIRILANDTICQLPALTFFEEFVVDLEGGAHRTLNLYSATLAPIIDSSRVFALSLGLLDCPNTMHRLAAAASAMPGQEAVLHDAAEAFRIACWLVSRHTDPVVAPASLDKYSRWLLRRVFAAIHALLDLTTRRWGLV comes from the coding sequence ATGAACACAACCATCATTCGCCAGCGCGTCGCCGACTTCCTCAAGTCCCACCCGCCCTTCGATCAGGTCCACAACGACGATCTCCTCCAACTCGCCGGCGCCGGCCGCATCGGCTTCCATGAATCCGAGGAGTTCGTCTTCCGCCAGGGCGCCGCCCGCGCGCCGTTCGTCTGGGTCATCCAGCAGGGCAAGGTCGAAATCCTCGAAGACACTGCCGCTGGCGAGCAGCTTCGCGACCTCCTAGGCGAGGGCGACCTCCTGGGCCTCGGCCGCTTCCTCGGCTCGCCGAACTACGTGCACTCAGCCCGCACCGCCAGTGACGTCATCCTCTATGGCTTCGACGCCACAGCCTTCGCGTCTCTTCTCGAACGCTACCCGGCCATGAGCCGCTTCCTCGAAATCCAGCTCTCGGCCATCAAACGCTACGCCACCGGCGCCGCGTCGCGCACCACCGCCTCCGCCGGCCCCGCCGATCTCGGCCCCCAAACCTGGCTCGACCATCCGCCGCCATCGCCCGAGTTCCTCGCCCGCCGCCTCGGCGATCATCCCGCGCTCGACCCTGGCGCGCTTCCCGCCGTCCCCGCCGGCCAATCCGTCGAGCAACTCTGGACCACACTCACCGAGACGCGCGCCGAAGCCCTCATCATCGGCGACCCCGCCGCCCCCGCCGGCCTCCTCACCGCCGCAGACCTCGCCCTCCTCACCGGCCGCGATCCCCGCGCCATCGCGCTCGCCCTCGACACCTGGTGCACCGACGCCGATCGCCCCCTCCTCGTCGAACGCGCCCAATCCATCGTCGCCGAATCGTTCACCGCCCCCTGGGCCTTTGACCGCTCCGCCCGCCTCTTCGAAATCCTCGAACGCGCCGCCGCCCTTAACCTCACCCGCTACGCCGCCCGCGACGCCGGTATCGGCGCCCGCTGGCTTGCCTTCGGAGCCATGGGACGCGCCGAGCACACCAGCCAGTGGACGCCGCACTTCGGCGCGATCGTGGAATCCTCCACCGGCCCTGCCGCCGACGCCCTGGCCGCGGCCATCCAAAGCCGCCAGCCTCAATCGGCCAATCCGCCCCACCTCCGCACCCTCGACGAGTGGAAGGCCTTCTTTTCCGAGCTCATCGACAACCCCGTCATCGGCTGCATCTGGGAAAACCGCTCTCTCCTCGATCTCCGCGGACTCACGCCCAACGCCGCCACCGCCCTTCAAGCCCACATCGCCGCGGAAATCGGTTCCAGCAAGGGATTCATCCGCATCCTCGCCAACGACACCATTTGCCAACTCCCCGCGCTCACCTTCTTCGAGGAGTTCGTTGTCGATCTCGAAGGCGGCGCCCACCGGACGCTCAATCTATACTCCGCCACCCTCGCGCCCATCATCGATTCCTCCCGCGTGTTCGCCCTCTCCCTTGGGCTGCTCGATTGCCCGAACACCATGCACCGCCTCGCCGCCGCGGCTAGCGCCATGCCTGGGCAGGAAGCCGTGCTGCACGACGCCGCCGAAGCGTTCCGCATCGCATGCTGGCTCGTCAGCCGGCATACCGATCCCGTGGTCGCGCCGGCCTCGCTCGATAAGTACAGCCGCTGGCTCCTGCGCCGCGTCTTCGCGGCCATCCACGCTCTCCTCGATCTCACCACCAGGCGCTGGGGACTCGTCTGA
- a CDS encoding 3'-5' exonuclease — MQPSLEQIARQYEACFPPPWNAETPIDGVRFVVLDTETTGTDPRRDKIITIGAVAVLAGDILLNDSFEAMLHIPYNMSSVKVHGITRDQAREGLTETEALEQFLPYLGNGVIVGHHIGHDVQALDIACRRSLNVPLLNQSMDTMDLALHLERDGAFGEHRFQSFTLDALCDYFSIRTHDRHTAGGDALLTAYVLLRLLRRATRVNRLTLGSIAEPFPHE; from the coding sequence ATGCAGCCATCCCTGGAGCAAATCGCTCGCCAATACGAAGCCTGTTTCCCGCCGCCCTGGAACGCCGAAACTCCCATCGACGGGGTCCGCTTCGTCGTCCTCGACACGGAAACCACCGGCACAGACCCCCGCCGCGACAAGATCATCACCATCGGCGCCGTTGCCGTCCTCGCCGGCGACATTCTCCTCAATGATTCCTTCGAAGCCATGCTCCACATCCCGTACAACATGTCTTCGGTGAAGGTGCACGGCATCACGCGCGACCAGGCCCGCGAAGGACTCACCGAAACCGAAGCCCTCGAGCAGTTCCTCCCCTACCTCGGCAACGGCGTCATCGTCGGCCACCACATCGGCCACGATGTACAAGCGCTCGACATCGCCTGCCGCCGTAGCCTCAACGTCCCGCTCCTCAATCAGTCCATGGATACGATGGATCTCGCGCTTCACCTCGAACGCGACGGCGCCTTCGGGGAACACCGCTTCCAGTCTTTCACGCTCGACGCCCTCTGCGACTACTTCTCCATCCGCACTCACGACCGCCACACCGCCGGCGGCGACGCACTGCTCACCGCCTACGTATTGCTCCGCCTCCTCCGCCGCGCCACGAGAGTGAATCGACTCACTCTCGGCTCCATCGCCGAACCCTTCCCGCACGAGTGA
- a CDS encoding glycosyltransferase family 2 protein yields MLSIVIPIHNEEPAILPLYDRLTSVLRGIGVRYEILFVDDASTDRSFDLLANLVETDPRLKVIRLRRNFGQTAALSAGFDEAQGTVIVSLDGDLQHAPEDIPALLAKVEEGYDIASGWRKQRVDNAITRRIPSRIANWMMSKASGVDLHDFGTTFKAYRSEVLKDINLYGELHRFIPALASFYGARVAEVPIRNTPRTSGGSHYGLGRTFRVLFDILTIRFLLTYFTRPMHFFGKLGLAGTGMGGAIMLYLLFYKLFGNEMVMVEHGPLMIAGALLLVTGVIMFSTGLLGEMMMRTYFESQGRRIYAVREVRTRKEPQVKGGGAR; encoded by the coding sequence ATGCTGTCCATCGTGATTCCGATCCACAACGAGGAACCGGCGATCCTTCCTCTCTATGACCGGTTGACTTCCGTGCTCCGCGGGATTGGCGTGCGATACGAGATCCTTTTCGTGGACGATGCATCGACGGACCGGAGCTTCGACCTGCTGGCGAATCTTGTGGAGACGGATCCACGTCTGAAGGTGATCCGGCTGCGACGCAACTTCGGGCAGACGGCGGCGCTTTCGGCGGGTTTCGACGAGGCGCAGGGGACCGTGATCGTGTCGCTCGACGGCGACTTGCAGCACGCTCCGGAGGACATCCCGGCGCTGCTCGCCAAGGTCGAGGAAGGCTACGACATCGCGAGCGGATGGCGGAAGCAGCGGGTGGACAACGCGATCACGCGGCGGATCCCCTCGCGAATCGCGAACTGGATGATGTCGAAGGCGAGCGGGGTGGATCTGCACGACTTTGGGACGACGTTCAAAGCCTATCGGTCCGAGGTGCTGAAGGACATCAACCTCTACGGCGAACTGCACCGGTTCATTCCGGCGCTTGCGAGCTTCTACGGGGCGCGCGTCGCGGAGGTGCCGATCCGGAATACTCCACGCACCAGCGGCGGGTCTCACTACGGGCTGGGGCGGACCTTCCGGGTGCTGTTCGACATTCTTACCATCCGGTTCCTGCTGACTTACTTCACGCGTCCGATGCATTTCTTCGGGAAGCTGGGGCTGGCGGGCACCGGGATGGGCGGGGCGATTATGCTGTACCTGCTCTTCTACAAACTGTTCGGGAACGAGATGGTGATGGTGGAACACGGTCCGCTGATGATCGCTGGAGCGCTGCTGTTAGTGACGGGGGTGATCATGTTCTCGACAGGGCTGCTCGGCGAGATGATGATGCGGACGTATTTCGAGAGCCAAGGCCGGCGGATTTACGCGGTCCGCGAGGTGCGGACGCGCAAGGAACCGCAGGTGAAGGGCGGGGGCGCCCGTTAG
- a CDS encoding D-2-hydroxyacid dehydrogenase family protein: MRVAIPDDAPPVMGPSAAWAEFQARHETVYFDSLPEGEEELAARIAGAEAVVNIRSSCRFTESLLEHAPAMKVLSIWGTGTDNVDLAAARARGIRVTNTPGVAAASIAEHCLGLTLAVARGLVAVDASVRRGEWQRGRSTDLAGKTLGVIGLGAIGRRFARLGEAIGMRVIAWTMNPSADRGFELVPLERLLRESDVVSLHLRLSEKTRGFLGAAEFAAMKSSAIFINTARGPIVDEAAMVSALREGRIAGAGLDVFETEPLPAGHPVTGLANVVLTPHCAGITPETVEAGLRLALENVEAWAAGRAQNVVA; this comes from the coding sequence GTGAGGGTGGCGATTCCGGACGATGCGCCGCCGGTGATGGGTCCGAGTGCGGCGTGGGCGGAGTTTCAGGCGCGCCACGAGACGGTGTACTTCGACAGCCTGCCGGAGGGTGAGGAGGAACTGGCGGCGCGGATCGCGGGCGCGGAGGCGGTGGTGAACATCCGTTCTTCGTGCCGGTTCACGGAGTCTCTGCTGGAGCATGCGCCGGCGATGAAGGTGCTTTCGATATGGGGCACGGGGACGGACAACGTTGATCTGGCGGCGGCGCGGGCGCGCGGGATCCGGGTGACGAATACGCCGGGCGTGGCGGCGGCGTCGATCGCCGAGCATTGCCTGGGGCTGACGCTGGCGGTGGCGCGGGGTCTGGTGGCAGTGGACGCGAGTGTGCGGCGGGGCGAGTGGCAGCGCGGGCGCTCGACCGATCTGGCGGGGAAGACGCTTGGGGTGATCGGGCTGGGTGCGATCGGGCGCCGGTTTGCGCGGCTGGGCGAGGCGATCGGGATGCGGGTGATCGCGTGGACGATGAACCCGTCGGCGGACCGCGGTTTCGAGCTGGTTCCGTTGGAGCGGTTGCTGCGGGAGAGCGATGTGGTGAGTCTGCATCTACGGTTGTCTGAGAAGACGCGCGGGTTTCTGGGGGCGGCGGAGTTCGCGGCGATGAAGTCGTCGGCGATCTTCATCAATACGGCTCGCGGGCCGATTGTGGATGAGGCGGCGATGGTGTCGGCGCTGCGCGAGGGGCGCATCGCTGGGGCGGGCTTGGATGTGTTCGAGACGGAGCCGCTGCCGGCGGGGCATCCGGTGACGGGGTTGGCGAACGTGGTGCTGACGCCGCATTGCGCGGGGATCACGCCGGAGACGGTGGAGGCGGGGTTGCGGCTGGCGCTGGAGAACGTGGAGGCTTGGGCGGCGGGGCGGGCGCAGAACGTGGTGGCGTGA
- a CDS encoding NAD(P)-dependent oxidoreductase, which translates to MKTFRIGVSPDFYTEAKDSLDAVAATTIAPVAGVEIESMGELPGLVATPESLDRFDAIFALAVHIQPESLRGVTRPAIVARWGVGYDRIDVPSLTEADVALSITPNAVRRPVAEAIFTLILALAKNLPEQDRVARAGGWRGQLSRLGVSIQGTTLGSVGCGNIGQEMFRMSQSMGFGRRIAYDPFVTQDEVKELGVEMVDLDTVFRESDFVTVNTLLNKTTEGLVKERHMRLMKPTAYFVNTARGPVVEHAGLVRALTENWIAGAGIDVFPVEPPPKDDPLFSLSNCIVAPHAMAWTGRLMIDNGTEAANNVLAVSRGELPGGIVNREVVERPGFQAKLERYR; encoded by the coding sequence ATGAAGACGTTTCGCATCGGGGTCTCTCCCGATTTCTACACGGAAGCAAAGGACAGCCTGGACGCGGTGGCGGCGACGACGATCGCGCCGGTGGCGGGTGTCGAGATCGAATCGATGGGTGAGCTACCGGGTTTGGTGGCGACGCCGGAATCGCTGGACCGTTTCGACGCGATCTTCGCGCTGGCGGTGCATATCCAACCGGAGAGCCTGCGCGGCGTGACGCGACCGGCGATCGTGGCGCGATGGGGCGTAGGGTACGACCGGATCGACGTGCCCTCGTTGACCGAAGCGGATGTCGCGCTTTCGATCACGCCGAACGCGGTGCGGCGACCGGTGGCGGAAGCCATCTTCACGCTGATCCTGGCGCTGGCGAAGAACCTGCCGGAGCAGGATCGCGTGGCGCGGGCGGGCGGATGGCGGGGCCAGCTTTCGCGCCTGGGCGTGAGCATTCAGGGGACGACGCTTGGTTCGGTGGGCTGCGGCAACATCGGGCAGGAGATGTTCCGGATGTCGCAATCGATGGGGTTCGGGCGGCGGATCGCCTACGATCCTTTCGTGACGCAGGACGAGGTGAAAGAACTGGGCGTGGAGATGGTGGACCTGGACACGGTGTTCCGCGAGAGCGACTTTGTGACAGTGAACACGCTGCTCAATAAGACGACGGAAGGGCTGGTGAAGGAGCGGCACATGCGGCTGATGAAGCCGACGGCGTATTTCGTGAACACGGCGCGCGGCCCGGTTGTAGAGCACGCCGGGCTGGTGCGGGCGCTGACGGAGAACTGGATCGCGGGGGCGGGGATTGATGTGTTTCCGGTGGAGCCGCCGCCGAAGGACGATCCGCTGTTTTCACTTTCGAACTGCATCGTTGCGCCGCATGCGATGGCGTGGACGGGGCGGCTGATGATCGACAACGGGACGGAGGCGGCGAATAACGTGCTCGCGGTTTCCCGCGGGGAACTGCCGGGCGGGATCGTGAATCGCGAGGTGGTGGAGCGGCCGGGATTCCAGGCGAAGCTGGAGCGCTACCGGTGA
- a CDS encoding M14 family metallopeptidase yields the protein MGKIAVLALVVVRALVAGAVPTPSEHLGFTPGDDRKLADYGQVTSYFRRLAAASDRIRVEEFGTSAEGKPMLVAFLSSEENLRKLERWREISARLAKGEATAEEARKLAAEGKAIVWIDSGLHASEVAPVQHSFDLAYRMVTGEDAETRRIREKVILMQIPVINPDGLDWIVHWYRENVGTPYETAPLPRLYQKYAGHDNNRDWFMLNLPETRHVSRLLYQEWFPQIVYNQHQSPAFPARIFVPPYAEPLNPNIPAAVMEGINTIGSAMKERFAREGKAGVLSYTGYDAWWNGGLRSVPAFHNMHGILTETALNAYATPGNYDQKDFPARFSNGVPTREPSVFYQKPWMGGKWGVRNAIDYMLTADFAILDLASSRSEQYLMKAWETARAGMEMAEPYAYVAPADQWDASAAADMVRRLQLGGVVAKRAKKAFRVGEREYAAGSVVLPGGQPFRAYLVDLMEPQKYPELKTGENGPTKRPYDVTGWTLPYNMGVKVERVKDRFVAELEEAGLEDAPATEDHRQNASFVSLAEALAAGREVYWDAKGARVGRGVALYELRAPKLALYEPSLSNIDTGWTQYLLEQYKVPFAGLNNAAVAAGGLYPRYDAIILASQSMSSILHGTRFGEAVSRERAGEGHSVQRPEYTGGIGAAGAAALAEFVRGGGTLIAFDAATELPVELFPLPVRVRNAGSSGYYSPGALLRMDVDTEHPLAMGMPAKAYAFTTGGKAWDIALLDEFNKDERTVKSVAAYASKDVLASGWLSGEKAVAGKSLLVEARFGKGRVVLFGFRPQFRAQSAGTFKLILNAVYLAAAKQVNQKP from the coding sequence GTGGGCAAAATCGCCGTTCTAGCTCTGGTCGTGGTGCGTGCGCTCGTGGCAGGCGCGGTTCCGACGCCCTCCGAGCATCTTGGATTCACACCGGGCGACGACCGGAAGCTGGCCGATTACGGGCAGGTGACGTCGTACTTCCGGAGGCTCGCGGCGGCGTCGGACCGGATCCGGGTGGAGGAGTTCGGCACGTCGGCGGAAGGGAAGCCGATGCTGGTGGCGTTCCTGTCGTCGGAAGAGAATTTGCGAAAGCTGGAACGGTGGCGCGAGATCAGCGCGCGGCTGGCGAAGGGCGAGGCGACGGCGGAAGAAGCGCGGAAGCTGGCGGCGGAGGGCAAGGCGATCGTGTGGATCGATTCCGGATTGCACGCTAGCGAAGTGGCGCCGGTGCAGCATTCGTTCGATCTGGCGTACCGGATGGTGACGGGCGAGGACGCAGAGACGCGGCGGATACGCGAGAAGGTGATCCTGATGCAGATCCCGGTGATCAATCCGGACGGGCTCGACTGGATCGTGCACTGGTATCGCGAGAATGTGGGGACGCCCTATGAGACGGCGCCGCTGCCGCGGCTCTATCAGAAGTACGCCGGGCACGATAACAATCGGGACTGGTTCATGCTGAACCTGCCGGAGACGCGGCACGTATCACGGCTGCTCTACCAGGAGTGGTTTCCACAGATCGTGTATAACCAGCACCAGTCGCCGGCGTTTCCGGCGCGGATCTTCGTGCCTCCGTACGCGGAGCCGCTGAATCCGAACATTCCGGCGGCGGTGATGGAGGGGATCAACACGATCGGGTCCGCGATGAAGGAACGGTTCGCGCGGGAGGGCAAGGCGGGCGTGCTTTCCTACACGGGCTACGACGCGTGGTGGAACGGGGGGTTGCGGTCGGTCCCGGCGTTTCACAACATGCACGGGATATTGACGGAGACGGCGCTCAACGCCTACGCGACCCCCGGCAACTACGATCAGAAGGACTTCCCGGCGCGATTTTCGAACGGCGTTCCGACGCGGGAGCCGAGCGTGTTCTATCAGAAGCCGTGGATGGGCGGGAAGTGGGGTGTACGGAACGCGATCGATTACATGCTGACGGCGGACTTCGCGATTCTGGACCTGGCGTCGTCGCGTTCGGAGCAGTATCTGATGAAAGCCTGGGAGACGGCGCGGGCGGGGATGGAGATGGCGGAGCCTTACGCGTACGTGGCGCCGGCCGACCAATGGGACGCGTCGGCGGCGGCGGACATGGTGCGGCGGCTGCAGTTGGGCGGGGTCGTGGCGAAGCGGGCGAAGAAGGCGTTTCGGGTGGGCGAGCGGGAGTATGCGGCAGGATCGGTTGTGCTGCCGGGCGGGCAGCCTTTCCGGGCGTACCTGGTGGATTTGATGGAGCCGCAGAAGTACCCGGAGCTGAAAACGGGCGAGAACGGTCCGACGAAGCGGCCTTACGATGTGACCGGTTGGACACTTCCATACAACATGGGCGTGAAGGTGGAGCGTGTGAAGGACCGGTTCGTTGCGGAACTGGAAGAGGCCGGGCTCGAGGATGCGCCGGCGACGGAGGATCACCGCCAGAACGCGAGTTTCGTATCGCTGGCGGAGGCGCTGGCGGCGGGGCGCGAGGTGTATTGGGACGCGAAGGGCGCGCGGGTGGGCCGGGGCGTCGCCCTGTATGAACTGCGTGCTCCGAAGCTGGCATTGTACGAGCCGAGCCTTTCGAACATCGATACGGGATGGACCCAGTATCTGCTGGAGCAATACAAAGTACCGTTCGCGGGATTGAACAACGCGGCGGTGGCGGCGGGCGGGTTGTATCCGCGATACGATGCGATCATCCTGGCGTCGCAAAGCATGTCGTCGATTCTGCACGGGACGCGGTTCGGTGAGGCGGTATCGAGGGAGCGGGCCGGGGAAGGGCACTCCGTGCAGCGGCCGGAATATACGGGTGGGATTGGCGCGGCGGGCGCGGCGGCGCTGGCGGAGTTCGTCCGCGGGGGCGGAACGCTGATCGCTTTCGATGCGGCGACGGAGCTTCCGGTGGAGCTGTTTCCGCTTCCGGTGCGGGTGCGGAATGCGGGGTCGAGCGGGTATTACAGCCCGGGGGCGCTGCTGCGGATGGATGTGGACACGGAGCATCCGCTGGCGATGGGGATGCCGGCGAAGGCATACGCGTTCACGACGGGCGGCAAGGCGTGGGACATCGCGCTGCTCGATGAATTCAACAAGGACGAGCGGACGGTGAAGAGCGTGGCGGCGTATGCGTCGAAGGATGTGCTGGCGAGCGGGTGGCTCTCCGGCGAGAAGGCGGTGGCGGGGAAATCGCTCCTGGTGGAAGCGCGGTTCGGGAAGGGCCGGGTGGTGCTTTTCGGATTCCGGCCGCAGTTCCGGGCGCAATCGGCGGGGACGTTCAAGTTGATCCTCAACGCGGTTTATTTGGCGGCAGCAAAGCAGGTGAATCAGAAACCATGA
- a CDS encoding carbon-nitrogen hydrolase has product MHASHQPPFRVGLIQMTCSPDPAENLAKAIDRTREAARRGAQIVCLQELFRSQYFCREEDAALFDLAETIPGPSTEALAPIAKEYGIVIVAPVFEKRATGLYHNSAAIIDADGSLLGIYRKMHIPDDPLFFEKFYFTPGDLGFRNFDTRYGRIAVLICWDQWYPEGARLAALGGAQVLFYPTAIGWHPSEKAEFGAAQRDAWRTIQRSHSIANGIYVAAPNRCGYEGPSPSATGKSGLEFWGSSFISDPFGVLIADASTDKEEILVAECDPARSEDVRRNWPFLRDRRIDAYGPIVNRWLA; this is encoded by the coding sequence ATGCACGCCTCGCACCAGCCCCCATTTCGCGTCGGGCTGATACAGATGACCTGTTCGCCGGACCCGGCCGAAAACCTCGCCAAAGCCATCGACCGAACCCGCGAAGCCGCCCGCCGCGGCGCGCAGATCGTCTGCCTCCAGGAACTCTTCCGCTCTCAGTACTTCTGCCGCGAGGAAGACGCCGCCTTGTTCGACCTCGCCGAGACCATCCCCGGCCCCTCCACCGAAGCCCTCGCCCCCATCGCAAAGGAATACGGCATCGTCATCGTCGCGCCCGTCTTCGAAAAGCGCGCCACCGGCCTCTATCACAACTCGGCAGCTATCATCGACGCCGACGGGTCGCTCCTCGGCATCTACCGCAAGATGCACATCCCCGACGATCCGCTCTTCTTCGAAAAGTTCTACTTCACTCCCGGCGACCTCGGCTTCCGCAACTTCGACACCCGCTACGGCCGCATCGCCGTCCTCATCTGCTGGGATCAGTGGTATCCGGAAGGCGCTCGCCTCGCCGCCCTCGGTGGTGCGCAAGTGCTCTTCTACCCCACTGCGATCGGCTGGCACCCCTCCGAAAAGGCCGAGTTCGGCGCCGCCCAGCGCGACGCCTGGCGCACCATCCAGCGCTCCCACTCGATCGCCAATGGCATCTATGTCGCCGCCCCCAACCGCTGCGGCTATGAAGGTCCGTCGCCCTCGGCCACCGGCAAGTCCGGCCTCGAATTCTGGGGATCGTCGTTCATCTCCGATCCCTTCGGCGTCCTGATCGCCGACGCATCCACAGACAAAGAAGAAATCCTCGTCGCCGAGTGCGACCCTGCCCGCTCCGAGGACGTCCGCCGCAACTGGCCCTTCCTCCGCGACCGCCGCATCGACGCCTACGGACCAATCGTAAACCGATGGCTCGCCTGA
- a CDS encoding agmatine deiminase family protein, which produces MARLKPAFRMPAEWEPHEATWISWPHEESDWPGKFEPIFWVYGDIARHISQVERVRVLVRNSKERAKAREVFSKSGARMDRVDFYLCKTNRSWCRDFCPVWVRKANGALAVTDWKFNAWAKYPNWKLDNAVPQFIARTLGIERNEPNVVLEGGSIDVNGKGALLTTEECLLSPIQARNPGMSREELEAVFARWLGIERVVWLNRGIAGDDTHGHVDDLARFVEPDTIVTVVEPDRNDENHEPLAENLRLLRRTGYKIATLPMPAPIWFDGQRLPASYANFYIANGIVLVPTFNDPSDRLALDTLQRLFPSRRVTGIHCLDLVLGLGTLHCMTQQQPA; this is translated from the coding sequence ATGGCTCGCCTGAAACCCGCCTTCCGCATGCCCGCCGAGTGGGAACCCCACGAGGCCACCTGGATCTCCTGGCCCCACGAAGAGTCCGACTGGCCGGGCAAGTTCGAACCCATTTTCTGGGTCTACGGGGACATCGCACGCCATATTTCGCAGGTGGAACGCGTCCGCGTGCTGGTTCGAAACAGCAAGGAACGAGCCAAAGCCAGAGAGGTTTTCTCGAAATCCGGCGCACGGATGGACCGCGTGGACTTCTATCTCTGCAAAACCAACCGCTCCTGGTGCCGTGACTTCTGCCCCGTCTGGGTCCGCAAAGCCAATGGCGCTCTTGCAGTTACGGACTGGAAGTTCAACGCCTGGGCGAAGTATCCGAACTGGAAGCTCGACAACGCCGTCCCCCAATTCATCGCCCGGACGCTCGGAATCGAGAGGAACGAACCAAACGTCGTGCTCGAAGGCGGCAGCATCGACGTCAACGGCAAAGGCGCGCTCCTCACCACCGAAGAATGCCTGCTCAGCCCCATTCAGGCGCGTAATCCCGGCATGTCGCGCGAGGAACTCGAAGCGGTTTTCGCCCGCTGGCTCGGCATCGAACGCGTCGTCTGGCTGAACCGCGGCATCGCCGGCGACGACACCCACGGCCACGTCGACGACCTCGCCCGCTTCGTCGAACCCGACACCATCGTCACCGTCGTCGAACCCGATCGGAACGATGAAAACCACGAACCGCTCGCCGAAAACCTCCGCCTCCTCCGCCGCACCGGCTACAAAATCGCGACTCTCCCCATGCCCGCTCCTATCTGGTTCGACGGCCAGCGCCTCCCCGCCAGCTACGCCAACTTCTATATCGCCAACGGCATCGTCCTTGTACCCACCTTCAACGACCCCAGCGACCGTCTCGCCCTCGACACCCTCCAGCGTCTCTTCCCCTCGCGCCGCGTCACCGGCATCCACTGCCTCGACCTCGTCCTCGGCCTCGGCACGCTCCACTGCATGACGCAGCAGCAGCCCGCATAA
- a CDS encoding ASCH domain-containing protein, translating to MQFTKKLREGVRRGYITTTVRIWQSPRVKVGGRYRMEEGEVVIEAIEQISLADITQELALESGFAGRADLLEVARHGSGSNVYLIRFRYEAARL from the coding sequence ATGCAGTTCACTAAGAAACTCCGCGAGGGAGTGCGGCGCGGATACATCACAACCACGGTCCGCATCTGGCAAAGCCCGCGTGTCAAGGTGGGTGGGCGCTACCGGATGGAAGAAGGCGAAGTGGTCATCGAAGCCATCGAACAGATCTCGCTCGCCGACATCACGCAGGAACTGGCCCTCGAGTCCGGTTTCGCCGGCCGGGCCGATCTGCTCGAAGTGGCCCGCCACGGTTCCGGCTCGAACGTCTACCTGATTCGCTTCCGCTATGAAGCCGCACGCCTGTGA